ACAAATAAAAATTGCCAAGAAACTAAAAGAGAAAAAGTTAAAAAAATTACCAAAAAAAACAAAATTAGTTAAAAAAAATAATAAAAAAATAAAAAGATTAAATAAGGAATATACCAAAAAGATAAAAATGAATATTTCTACAAAAATGAAATTAATGATCAAAGAAAAGATAAATTAGCAAAGATTCTAGAAAATCAAGATATTGAATTTAATAAGCTTAAAAAAATTACTGATGAAAAGAAGGCAGAAGAGGATAAAAAGCTAGTTGCCCTTCAAGAAAAACTAAATAAGAAATACTTAGAAAAAAGTAATAAATTAAAATCTAAAAAATTAATTAAACTAAAAAAAGAACAAGATAAGAAATTAGCTAAACTAAAGAGAAAAATAGATCTTACAAAAACTAAGGAAGACCTAAAATTAGCAAAATTAAAAAAAAAACAAATAAGTGAATTTAAGGAAGCACAAAAAACTGTAAAAGCAGAACAAATTGTAGAAGATAAACGTATTAATAAAATAAATCAAAATGAATTAAAAAAACTTGCAGAAGTAACTAAAAAAAATCAAAAAAAATTAGCTATAAAACTTGCTAAGGAAAATAAAATAGCTAATGCAAAAAAGGTAAAAGAAGATAAAATAAAAGCAAAAAAAGTGAGAGCGGCAGAAGATAAAAGAATTAAAGAATATCTTAAAATGTTAAAAGAAAAAGAAAAAGAAGCAAAAAAATTAGAAAAAAAACTTAAAAAAGAAGCAAAAAAAGAAGCAAAAAAAAAGAAAACTAGAAGTTAAATTAGTAAAACTAAAATAAAATGCTAAATAAAAAAAACATAAATATATCTGTTAAATTAGGTCAAACAATAACTGGTAAAATTAACAAACCAGAAATAATGAATGTATCAGAGCAAAAAGGTAATATCATTAAAGGTAAGTTATTTAAGCCTAAGTCGCTTACAGATTTAAAGAAAATTATTACTATTAAGAAATAATTAAAAAAAATCTTTTACTAATACCTTATGCAAAAATTACTCACCACGATAAAAATGTGTCCACACAAAATGACAATTCTCATTTAGGATTCGTGTATCAGGCCAAATTACTTAAAGATTTATTTTTTGAGGATGATTATAATTTGATTAATAACAAAGACGGTAAATTGTTTTTAGGCTGGACATTAGATATGAGAAAAATGATAGGTGATAATAAACAAGTTTATTCAATAAATAAAACTAGTGCTACATACAAACAACATAATGATTTAACTAATGAAATATCTTTAATACCTAATATGGGATATGAAAAAAAGTTTTCTGATAAAAGTAAAATTTTATTTTTGTTAAATGCCAAAAATATAAATCGATATACCAAAAGTCTTGGTGCAAATATCTCTTTTAAAAGTAAATTTTAATTTAATGGTTATTCTATAACTTCAATTTCGTTAATGATGCTAACAATTTTTCTACCCTTAAGGACGGCATTCACTCTTGCACATTCATAGTATGCAGATGAGCTCTCTTCTGCTGTTTGTTTCATTTCCAAACACCTAGATTTATTCTTAGTTAATAAATGCTCATATAATTCTGGTGGGTCACCTAAATACATCATGAGACCAATTACTTCTCCTTCTTTTTCAAAATCTGCTTTCTCTTCTATATCTGCTACTCTATCATCAACACCAATTTCAAAATTTTGAAATGCAACAAAGCCTTTATAAAAAATAAAGGCTAAAGCTAAGTAGAAAACTATTTTTATTTTACTCATTAAAATTTACTTAATAGAGATAAGTTGGCATTATGGTTTTCTTGATTTGAAAAATTATTTTCTAAATCAAACTCTAAATCAAACACACCTAGTGCTTTAGAAATTTTAAAGTTTGAAGTCATATCTTCATCAAGACCAAGTGCAAACTCTGTTTCTTTCCTATATAAAAAGCCTGCTGATAATGTAAATTTATTTATATAACCATGACCCTTGATTTGCTGTCTTTCGTAATCAGTACTAATTGTTAACCCTTGGTCATGCTTAAAATCAAACCCTAGACCTGCTGTGTATATATCTCTATTTTTGTTATCAGCTTGATATTCAAAACTTTCACTGTTTGATACGTAGCTTGTTACCACCTTAGAGCTTGAGGCAAATTCTTTACCGTATTCAAGATTAATTCTAGATCTTACAATTGAATTTTCTAGATCAACATCTTGGTCTATTAATACTCCTAAAGAAGCCATTAAAGATTTAATGTCTTGATCATTATAACCAAGTGCTGCAGCGCTGCCACTTTCTGTATAACCATTAAGTGCTGTATAACTTCCATCGATACGACCTGTTGGGGTAATAATTAAATCACTATTTTCATACTCTCTTCCAAAATTAAGTGAACCAAAAACCTGCTTACCTTCACGGTCACCCGTATTTATGTCGGTATTTCCTTCATATTTTCTTACAATATCACTATCTAAATAACTAACTCCAAAAACGTGTTTTAAAAAATTACTGTTTTCTAAACTGTTAATTCCATAAAGAGATAAACTTAATGCATTTGTATCAACTTTAGAACCAAAGGTTCCAACATCAACATCAGTGCTACCCACTCTTAAAGCAACTCCTAATATTTTATCATCATCCATTTTTGTATCAACACCCACAGTTATACCAAGGCTATCAATATCTTGAGCAGAACTTAAGGAGCTCTCACCAATTTTTCCAAAACTAATACTACCTTCAGACCATACCTCCCAATCATTAGGTAAAATTTGATCTAATTTTTGAAGTGGGTTTAGTTTAGCTTGTGCGGAACTTAAAACATTATTGGATACTTTCTTTAATAATTCATTTTGAAAGTTTAACTCTATATTTTGTGCACTTGCGTTGTAGTATTTATTCGCTCTTAAAATAGATAGTCTTTTTAAAGCAGACTGACTTGAGTCTTTAGCAAAATTTTTGGCAGTATTAATTTGTGCATCAACTACACCCCTTACATCTTTATTTTTTTGTGGAGCGTCACACGTTGATGAACTAGTGACTTTAAAAGGACAGCTTAAGCTATACTCATAAACTTTATCACCAATAAAATCTAAGTGATACATTTTTGTTCCAGCATTATTGAAAGCTAGACCAGATATGTCTGCAGCACTGGAAATAGTTGGTGAGAATGTACCAGTTAATGTTGCGCTTGAGCTTGATATATCGAAAGCTGTAGATAAAGCATATTCATCAATTTTATTATCATCGTTATCCGAACTATCTCTTCCTTTTACTACAAACATTTTTGATCCATCAGCATTGAAACTTAGTCCCTGATGAAAATTACTACTTGTTGCATTAGCAAGTGTGTTAGTTAAAGTTTTAGTATCAGGATTATATGGTGTTGAAAGATTATATTCTTCTACTCGCTTTTCTGCACTACCATCCAAAACAAACATTTTTGTTCCATCATTATTAAAAGCAAATCCTCTTGGATCACCACCAATAGAAGTTTCTGTAGGATTTAAAATGTCTATGATTGTACTAATATCATATGGTGTACTTAAAGACCATCTATCAATCCCAGCACCAGTTTTTCCTAAAAGAAAAATTACAGTTCCATCAGAATTAAATTTTACATCTTGTGCTTTAGTCTCTGCACCACTGATATCCACTGACTTTTCTAAAGCCGCTGAAGTAATATCAAAAGCTGTAGTTAGATTATATTGTAGTATCTTATCCATATTTATTCCTGTAATAAACATTTTGGTACCATCAGGCTTAAATGTTATCCCAGTAGGTGAACTTTCTTTGCTTCTGATATCAAGATTAGCAATAAATGTAGGTTCAGCTAAAGCTAGTGATGAAAAAAATAAACTAAATAAAACTAAAAATACTTTTAGTTTAAGAGCACTTTTTATAATTAATTTTTTACTTTTTTTTATTAAATTAAGCATCTTGATTTATTAAAATTTATATATTTGAATTATTGATGAAGATTATTTTATCCTCGATAAAACGCACTCAATATCAGAATTTCTGCCCGTTTTGAGCACTTACAACAACTGAAAAACCGTTAAATTAAATTTTATATAGTATTTTTCATTATGGTATTTTTTTTAAGAAAATTAGCTGTCGGTTCACTTGTGTCATCATTTTTTATTTTGATGCAAGCACAAGCTGGAATAGTTGAGCTGGTAAATAAACAATTTAAAGACCTGAGTATTAAATTGTCAGCAATATTTTAATCTTATGAAATTTATAAAAAACTTTATTTTAATTTTATTATTTATATTTCCCATCTCTAATTCATTTGGAGCTATGCACACTTATGTACAAAAAGCATCAGTGGCTGAGGATGGAGATCATATCCAAGGTATTGAATTTAATGTTGAAGGAACGAAAATGTTTATACTGTACAGACAGGATATTCTTGATGATAATAAATTTGATACTCTTATTAATTCATATAATTTATCTAGACCATTTGATGTTTCTTCAAGAGTTTATGCTGGGGATAGCGAAAGATGTATAATAACAGAAGTTGGTGATGATGGACCTGAACCTAAACAAGGACAATATGATTTAGAATTTAGTAGTGATGGTAAAAGTTTCTTTTTTGTATCAAGCCAAAATGGACAAGATGCAAATGGAATATTTAAATATAATTTAACTTCACCATATGATGTTGGATCATGTCAGTTTGCTCAACAAAATAAAACTCTTGGTGAAAATGATATGCAAAATGGAAGTAATGCAGGAGATATGGTTGGAGCTATCAATAAAAATCGACCTCAAGGAGTAGAGATTGGTGATGATGGAACTAAAATATTTATAATTCAGATGGGTCATGGAAATTCTGGTAGTGATGTTATAAATACCAGATTATTAGAGTATGAACTCTCAACACCTTTCGATTTAGACACAATGTCACTCGTTACAACTGGAGGGATAGAATTAGAAGATGAATGTTCTAATCCCATGGGAATAAGACTTAGTTCAAATGGAAAACGATTGTGGTGTGTTGATCACCTTAATGCCAGTTCAAAAATTGTACAGATTTCTTTAGATGTAGCGTTTTCGACATCTTCATTTACAATTGATGGAACACTAAATATAGCAAATGAGGGAGGTACAGAAAATCTAGATCAACCTAGAGGTATTGCATTTAGTAGAAATGGTTTAAAAATGTACATAGGTGGAGACAGAACTATTGATGCAACCCTTGGAGATGTCGTAAACGAATTTGATTTAGTTTGTCCTTTCAATATTATTGAAGGAAAATGTCCTAGTATCACAACAGGTGATAGAACTGGAATAGCTATTGCACAAATAGAAGTAGCAACAAGAACTATTGAACACTCAACGGACACTGCTTTAAATAGATTAAAGTGGATTAGAAGAAACAAAGATAATCAAAACTTAACTAATCTTAATTTAAATCTTAATTTTACCAATCAAATGCTTGCCTCTCTTACTAAAGTTGTAAAAACCTCAGCTACTACAAAGAAAAAAGAGGAAAAACAACAAGACGTATTTTATTGGAGCGAAGGAAGTATTGTAGTTGGAAGAGTAGGAGACACAAATGTTTCTTCATTTAAAAGGATTAAAACTGATGCAATTACAGTTGGAGTGGATAAATTTACCAAAAATAATGGCATTAGTGGACTTGCTTTTAGATTTGGTAAAAATGATATTGATGTTGGCTCAGCTGGAAGCAATTTAGATACGAATACTTATAATTTAACCCATTATTCCTCATCCCCAATTGAAGATGATACAAAATTTATAGACACTGTTTTTGGAGTAGGTGTTCTTAACTCGGATATTTTATCAGTGCTTGATGGTAAACGTGTAACCGCTGATAGAAAAGGTAGACAAATATATGGAACAATTAAATTAAAAGATGAGATTAAGAAAAATAATTTAATTCTAGTTCCATCTGTACAAATAGATCTTGGTTACACCTTGTTAAATGATTATCAAGAAAGTGGTAATACTGCTATGAAATTTAAAAAGCAAGGTATTCAATCAAGAAATGCCAGGCTTTCAATTGCTGCAGTTGATGAATTAGAAAATAATAAATATAAAATTCGAAAGCATGGAAAATTAGAATACAAAGCAAATTTACATCGCTCTTCTAATATAAAATATTCTTACGTCTCTGATGCTTCAAGTGGTGAATTTGATACCAAATTAAACTCAGGTGCTTTACATAATTTAAACGGTGAATTAGGAATAGATATAATTTTACCTGATAGTTTTAGTATCTTTTTAATCTATGAGAGAAATCAAGCTTTAGGCACAAGTCATACTGATAAAATACATTTAGCTATAGGATATTTACCAAATAAAAAAACTAATTATGCTTTTAAATTAGTAGGCTCAGAAAATTTAGGATCTGAGTTTAAGATAAGTAAAAATATTAATGATTTTGAAATTGATTTTAAATTAAACAATCAAGATGCATTGAAACCAAATACTTTTGATGAAGCAACAATTAATTTAAAGAAAATCTTTTAATAATCATAAAAGAAGGAGATCGTCAAATAAAGACGTTGTTTACAAGCTAATCACGTCCCTTTTCCAACAGATCGAAAAGTTAAAGTAGTATTAAATTTAAAGAGACTTGTATCTATCACCACCGATAAGGCGTACACTTAGTTTTTTTAGATATTGCCAGATAATTTTACACTTCATTACTTAGGCAATAATTTTTTAGAAAACAACTTTATTAGAAGAGTGCATCATTCATGCTTTTTGCGTGGGTTATGTATTGGATTTATTATGATTATAAAAGATATAGCTAAACAAGAAATTTCAGAAATAGGTAATATTTTACCTTTAAAAAAAAATAATATTATTCCAATAAAAATTAATAAATCGATAGAAATAGTCGTAGTTCCTAATTTTGGTCCAAAAAATTCGCATCAAGATAACGTTGGAATTATTCTAGAAGAAAAAAATGTTCTAAGGATTTTATCTAAACGATATAAAAATGTTTTAATTACTGAAATTAATTCAGAAGAAGACCTTGAAGCCCTAGTTAAAAGAAAGCCTGATTTAGTATTCTCTGGTGTTAAATACTTCTTTTTTAATAATAGGAAAATATGGCTAAATGATTATTTAGAAATGTTTGAAATTCCATATATCGCCTCAAGTAAAGCAGCTCTTGATAATGAAAGTGATAAAAATAGAGCAAAGAAGATTATGCAAAAAAATAATATTAGAACTGCAGATTTTTTTATAACGAACCCAGGTGAATATTTAACTAAAAGTTCAATACCAATAAAATTTCCACTTTTTATAAAGCCAGTAACAGGTGGAGACAGTAGAGGGGTAGACAAAAATTCAATTGTATTTAATTTTAAAGATTTTACCTCAAAAGTATTAGATATTAAGACAAAACAAAACTCTCCTTCTTTAGTTGAAACATATTTAGCAGGAAAAGAATATAGCGTTGGTATTTTTGAAGATAGCATTGATGGAACTTTAAGAGCTATGCCAATTGAAATTATTGTAAAAGAAAATGTAGACGGTCATTGTATCCTTGATTTTAATGTTAAAAAAAATGATGAAGAGAGTGTAATTCTTGTTTCAGATATTGTAGTTTTTGACAAACTTTCAAAACTAGCAAAAGATTCGTTCAAAGCCTTGGGTGGAAAATCTTTAGGTAGAATAGATATTAAAATGGATCACTTAGGTGTTCCTCATTTTATAGAAGCAAACTTAATGCCGGGTCTTCGAAAAGGATATTTTTATAGATCATGTGTACTAAATCTTGATATGAGTTACGAAGATAT
The nucleotide sequence above comes from Candidatus Pelagibacter giovannonii. Encoded proteins:
- a CDS encoding autotransporter outer membrane beta-barrel domain-containing protein; translated protein: MLNLIKKSKKLIIKSALKLKVFLVLFSLFFSSLALAEPTFIANLDIRSKESSPTGITFKPDGTKMFITGINMDKILQYNLTTAFDITSAALEKSVDISGAETKAQDVKFNSDGTVIFLLGKTGAGIDRWSLSTPYDISTIIDILNPTETSIGGDPRGFAFNNDGTKMFVLDGSAEKRVEEYNLSTPYNPDTKTLTNTLANATSSNFHQGLSFNADGSKMFVVKGRDSSDNDDNKIDEYALSTAFDISSSSATLTGTFSPTISSAADISGLAFNNAGTKMYHLDFIGDKVYEYSLSCPFKVTSSSTCDAPQKNKDVRGVVDAQINTAKNFAKDSSQSALKRLSILRANKYYNASAQNIELNFQNELLKKVSNNVLSSAQAKLNPLQKLDQILPNDWEVWSEGSISFGKIGESSLSSAQDIDSLGITVGVDTKMDDDKILGVALRVGSTDVDVGTFGSKVDTNALSLSLYGINSLENSNFLKHVFGVSYLDSDIVRKYEGNTDINTGDREGKQVFGSLNFGREYENSDLIITPTGRIDGSYTALNGYTESGSAAALGYNDQDIKSLMASLGVLIDQDVDLENSIVRSRINLEYGKEFASSSKVVTSYVSNSESFEYQADNKNRDIYTAGLGFDFKHDQGLTISTDYERQQIKGHGYINKFTLSAGFLYRKETEFALGLDEDMTSNFKISKALGVFDLEFDLENNFSNQENHNANLSLLSKF
- a CDS encoding autotransporter outer membrane beta-barrel domain-containing protein; amino-acid sequence: MKFIKNFILILLFIFPISNSFGAMHTYVQKASVAEDGDHIQGIEFNVEGTKMFILYRQDILDDNKFDTLINSYNLSRPFDVSSRVYAGDSERCIITEVGDDGPEPKQGQYDLEFSSDGKSFFFVSSQNGQDANGIFKYNLTSPYDVGSCQFAQQNKTLGENDMQNGSNAGDMVGAINKNRPQGVEIGDDGTKIFIIQMGHGNSGSDVINTRLLEYELSTPFDLDTMSLVTTGGIELEDECSNPMGIRLSSNGKRLWCVDHLNASSKIVQISLDVAFSTSSFTIDGTLNIANEGGTENLDQPRGIAFSRNGLKMYIGGDRTIDATLGDVVNEFDLVCPFNIIEGKCPSITTGDRTGIAIAQIEVATRTIEHSTDTALNRLKWIRRNKDNQNLTNLNLNLNFTNQMLASLTKVVKTSATTKKKEEKQQDVFYWSEGSIVVGRVGDTNVSSFKRIKTDAITVGVDKFTKNNGISGLAFRFGKNDIDVGSAGSNLDTNTYNLTHYSSSPIEDDTKFIDTVFGVGVLNSDILSVLDGKRVTADRKGRQIYGTIKLKDEIKKNNLILVPSVQIDLGYTLLNDYQESGNTAMKFKKQGIQSRNARLSIAAVDELENNKYKIRKHGKLEYKANLHRSSNIKYSYVSDASSGEFDTKLNSGALHNLNGELGIDIILPDSFSIFLIYERNQALGTSHTDKIHLAIGYLPNKKTNYAFKLVGSENLGSEFKISKNINDFEIDFKLNNQDALKPNTFDEATINLKKIF
- a CDS encoding D-alanine--D-alanine ligase — protein: MIIKDIAKQEISEIGNILPLKKNNIIPIKINKSIEIVVVPNFGPKNSHQDNVGIILEEKNVLRILSKRYKNVLITEINSEEDLEALVKRKPDLVFSGVKYFFFNNRKIWLNDYLEMFEIPYIASSKAALDNESDKNRAKKIMQKNNIRTADFFITNPGEYLTKSSIPIKFPLFIKPVTGGDSRGVDKNSIVFNFKDFTSKVLDIKTKQNSPSLVETYLAGKEYSVGIFEDSIDGTLRAMPIEIIVKENVDGHCILDFNVKKNDEESVILVSDIVVFDKLSKLAKDSFKALGGKSLGRIDIKMDHLGVPHFIEANLMPGLRKGYFYRSCVLNLDMSYEDMIFSIANTGLSSH